A DNA window from Myxococcales bacterium contains the following coding sequences:
- the hemC gene encoding hydroxymethylbilane synthase, whose translation MKVSGTAARLIIGTRGSALARWQAEHVAARLREENPGLEVRLEIIVTSGDRFQAGPVSDVGGKAVWVKEIEEALLSGAVDLAVHSLKDVPASLPDSLFLAAFPPRADARDAWLSRAGATLRDLPRGARVGTSSLRRTCQLRALRPDLQIELFRGNVDTRLRKLDEGFVDAAVLACAGLDRLGYGARITERLEPAVMLPAIGQGCMAIETRQGPSFVNEALAALDDPDSRAAATAERALMAALGGSCRTPVGGHAVLSADTLTLTGLVGRPDGGQVLRVSRSAPRAAAAALGAEVAQALLAEGAADILAALG comes from the coding sequence ATGAAGGTATCTGGCACAGCAGCGCGCTTGATCATCGGGACCCGCGGCAGCGCCCTGGCGCGCTGGCAAGCCGAACACGTGGCTGCCCGTCTGCGCGAGGAAAACCCGGGTTTGGAGGTCCGGCTGGAGATCATCGTGACCAGCGGGGACCGTTTCCAGGCGGGGCCTGTCTCCGACGTGGGTGGCAAGGCCGTGTGGGTCAAGGAGATCGAAGAGGCGCTGCTGTCGGGCGCCGTCGACCTTGCGGTGCATAGCCTCAAGGATGTGCCCGCCTCCTTGCCCGACAGCCTCTTCCTGGCGGCGTTCCCGCCCCGCGCAGATGCCCGGGACGCGTGGCTGTCACGTGCGGGCGCGACGTTGCGGGACTTGCCGCGCGGGGCCCGCGTGGGCACCTCGAGTTTGCGGCGCACCTGCCAGCTCCGGGCGTTGCGACCCGATCTGCAGATCGAACTGTTCCGCGGGAATGTGGACACACGCCTGCGCAAGCTCGACGAGGGGTTCGTGGACGCGGCGGTGCTGGCCTGCGCAGGCCTGGATCGCCTGGGGTACGGTGCGCGCATCACCGAGCGGCTCGAGCCCGCGGTGATGCTGCCCGCAATTGGCCAGGGCTGCATGGCCATCGAGACCCGCCAGGGCCCAAGCTTCGTCAACGAAGCCCTGGCGGCGCTCGACGATCCGGACAGCCGGGCGGCGGCCACTGCGGAGCGCGCCTTGATGGCCGCGCTTGGGGGCTCGTGCCGCACGCCCGTGGGGGGCCACGCCGTGCTTTCCGCTGACACACTGACGCTCACGGGGCTCGTGGGGCGGCCGGATGGGGGGCAGGTGCTCCGGGTGAGCCGCTCGGCGCCCCGGGCCGCCGCAGCGGCGCTCGGGGCCGAGGTGGCCCAGGCGCTGCTCGCCGAAGGCGCGGCGGACATTCTGGCTGCCCTTGGGTAG
- the hemA gene encoding glutamyl-tRNA reductase, producing the protein MGSELIVLGISHRTAPVAVRECLAVDPADAEGFIKNLSARPGVGEVAFISTCNRVEIYAAVQDRVTAFSSLRDLLVERLPPDAGGLGELETHLYRRAGRAAVHHLFRVASSLDSLVVGEPQILGQVKDAFDLANRAGVAGPTLVDCFTRAFRIARRIRRDTGIARQSVSVSSVAVDLARQVFAGFEGRQVLLVGAGKMADLAGRALKAQGARVAVTNRTRARAEDFANRHGFAVEDYAQLEAAIGRADIVITSTGARQPILGRDAVARIQKTRRSRSLVLVDIAVPRDVDPAAADVPGVYLWDIDDLQKEAATALAGRREEAEKAEQLVEEEVLRYLQVQRGRGVAPTITALRNRFQSVAQAEAEKALAGLPGADERTRRAIERLATGLANKLLHAPQVVLKKEASGEVGEMLAAAVAQLFELPAVAAVQTGADPTEEAEEAPAEESSSQKQANS; encoded by the coding sequence ATGGGGTCCGAACTCATCGTCCTTGGCATCTCTCATCGCACGGCCCCCGTGGCCGTACGGGAATGCCTTGCGGTTGATCCGGCCGATGCGGAAGGGTTCATCAAGAACCTTTCGGCGCGGCCAGGGGTGGGCGAGGTGGCGTTCATCTCCACCTGCAACCGTGTCGAGATCTACGCGGCCGTCCAGGATCGCGTCACGGCGTTCAGCTCCCTGAGAGACCTTCTGGTCGAAAGGCTACCTCCCGACGCCGGTGGCCTCGGTGAGCTCGAAACGCACCTGTACCGCCGCGCGGGCCGCGCGGCCGTGCATCACCTGTTTCGGGTGGCGTCGAGCCTCGATTCTCTCGTCGTGGGCGAGCCGCAGATCCTCGGCCAGGTGAAGGACGCCTTCGACCTCGCCAACCGGGCAGGGGTTGCAGGTCCCACGCTCGTCGACTGCTTCACGCGGGCATTCCGCATCGCCCGCCGGATTCGTCGCGACACCGGCATCGCCCGGCAGTCCGTGTCGGTGAGCTCCGTGGCCGTGGATCTCGCACGCCAGGTGTTCGCCGGGTTCGAGGGCCGGCAGGTGCTGCTGGTGGGCGCTGGCAAGATGGCCGACCTGGCAGGCCGGGCCCTCAAGGCGCAGGGCGCCCGCGTGGCGGTGACCAACCGCACCCGGGCTCGTGCCGAAGACTTTGCCAACCGGCACGGGTTTGCCGTGGAGGACTACGCGCAGCTCGAGGCCGCCATCGGACGGGCCGACATCGTGATCACCTCCACGGGCGCGCGGCAGCCGATCTTGGGGCGCGACGCGGTGGCCCGCATCCAAAAGACGAGGCGGAGCCGCTCGTTGGTGCTGGTGGACATCGCCGTGCCGCGCGACGTGGATCCCGCAGCTGCGGACGTGCCGGGCGTGTACCTGTGGGACATCGACGACCTTCAAAAGGAAGCCGCGACGGCCCTGGCGGGGCGTCGGGAGGAGGCCGAAAAGGCCGAACAGCTCGTCGAGGAAGAGGTTCTGCGCTACCTGCAGGTGCAAAGGGGACGCGGGGTGGCTCCCACGATCACGGCGCTTCGCAACAGGTTCCAGTCCGTGGCCCAAGCCGAGGCAGAGAAGGCCCTCGCGGGCCTACCGGGCGCCGACGAGCGCACCCGTCGCGCCATCGAACGTTTGGCAACGGGCCTGGCGAACAAGCTGCTGCATGCCCCGCAAGTGGTCTTGAAGAAGGAAGCGTCCGGGGAGGTGGGCGAAATGCTCGCGGCGGCCGTGGCCCAGCTGTTCGAGCTGCCCGCGGTGGCCGCCGTGCAGACGGGTGCCGACCCGACGGAGGAGGCCGAGGAGGCCCCTGCGGAGGAAAGTAGCTCTCAAAAACAGGCAAATTCATGA